ACAACGAGGCCGTGTTCGTGAAGGCCGATTCGCCGATCCGCTCGGTGGCCGAGCTGCGCGGCAAGCGCGTCGCGCTGCAGAAAGGCTCGAGTGCGAACTACCTGCTGCTCGAAGCGCTGAACAAGGTCGGCGTGCGCTACGACGAGATCCGCCCGGTCTACCTGCCGCCCGCCGATGCGCGCGCCGCCTTCGAAAGCGGGCACGTCGACGCGTGGGCCGTCTGGGACCCGTATTACGCGGCCGCGCAAAACGCGCTGAAGATCCGCACGCTGTCCGACTACACGGGCCTCACGCCGACCAACAACTTCTACGAAGCGACGCGCGATTTCGCGCAGCAGCATCCCGACGTGGTTGCCGCGATTCTCGCGCAGGCGCGTGAGACCGGTGCATGGGTGAACAGTCATCCGGCCGAGACGGCCGCGCTGATCGCGCCGACTGTCGGCATGCCGGCGCCGCTCGTCGAAACCTGGATCAAGCGCGTGCCGTTCGGCGCGGTGCCGGTCGACGAGAAGATCGTCGCGGTTCAGCAGCGTGTCGCCGATGCGTTTCTCGCGGCGAAGCTGATTCCGCAGAAGCTGAACGTCGCCGACAATGCGTGGATCGACCGCCGCGTCGCGGCCGCGCTCGCCGCGAAGTAGACCTGACGCGTGCCGACGGGCGGCACGACGCGCTCGCGAGCGCCCGGCGGCGGAAACCGGCGCACTAGAAGGATTCGCCGGTTTCGGCCCGCCCGTTGTTGCGGATAATGGCCGTCGATCCGCGCGTCGGCGCTACCGGCTGCCGCCACGCGTCGACAACGACGATCCGGAGACCGCGCTTGCTCGCCACGCTTCCCGCCACCTATCGCCGACTATGCCCGCTGGCCGTCGCCGCCGCGCTGCTGTACGGCGTGTCGCTCGCCGCTGCGCCGTATCGCGGACAGTTCGCCGCAAAAGCCGCGATGGGCATCGTGCTGCTGGCCGCCGGCAGCACGCTGCGCGCACCGCGCGAACGCGCGTGGCTCGTCGCGGCGCTCGCGGCCGCCGTGCTCGGCGACGTGCTGCTCGCGCTGCCCGACTCGCCGTTCACGTTCATGGGCGGCCTCGGCGCGTTCCTGCTGACCCATCTGTGCTACTGCGCGATCTTCTTGCGCTGGCGTGCCCGGCCGCACGGCGGGCGCGTGGCGGCGCTCGTCGTGCTCTGGATCGCGGCGCCCGCGTTCTATGCCGCGTTCTTCCCGCATCTCGGCCAGCTCGCGGTGCCGGTCGCGGTCTATATGCTCGTGCTCGTCGCGATGGCGAGCTTCGCGCTTGCCGCCGATACGCATGCGCCGCTCGTCGCGATCGGCAGCCTGATCTTCGTCGGCTCGGACACGCTGATCGGCGTCGAGCGCTTTCTCGGCAGTTTTCCCGGCATCGGCCCCGCGATCTGGGTGCTCTATGCGCTCGCGCAAGTCGTCATCGTGACCGGGGTTTTCCATGAGACGACCGCCCGCACGGTCCGTCCCTGATTCCGTTTCAAACAGCCGTCCCGTCCGTTCTCGCGCGAAACCGCGGCCGTTTTCCGGCCTGCGCCGGGCGTCCGCGCGCTTTCCGCAGTGCGGAAAGCCGTCCGTTCCAAACCGCGCTGCGCCTTGCCGGGCGCGGCTTCCGGCCCTTAGAGCGGCGCTTCTAGTGGCTTGCGATTTCCCGGCTCACCCACTATCGTTACATCAACCAATGTAACATTAAAAAATGAGCCCAATCGGAGACACCCGGATGAATGCTCGCACGTTGCCTTTCGGCCCGCCCGGCCATGACGGCCCGGACGAAACCATCGACATCGCCATCATCGGCACCGGCTTCGCCGGGCTCGGGATGGCCATTCGCCTGCGGCAGACGGGCGTCACGGATTTCGTCGTGCTCGAGAAGGCGGCCTCGGTCGGCGGCACGTGGCGCGACAACCACTATCCCGGGTGCGCCTGCGACGTGCAATCGCACGTCTACTCGTTCTCGTTCGCGCCGAATCCGCGCTGGACGCGCATGTTCGCGCCGCAGCCCGAGATCCGCGCGTATCTCGAAGACTGCGTGCAGCGCTTCGGGATCGGCCCGCATCTGCGGATGAACCACGAACTGCAGCGCGCCGAATACGACGAGCGCGCGCAGCGCTGGCGTCTGACGTTCTCGAACGGCAAGCGGCTGTCGGCGCGCGTGCTGGTGTCCGGCATGGGCGGCCTGTCGCGCCCCGCGCTGCCGGCGATTCCGGGCGTCGAGGATTTCCGCGGCCGCGCGTTCCACTCGCAGCAGTGGGATCACGCGTATCCGCTCGAAGGCAAGCGCGTCGCGGTGATCGGCACCGGCGCGAGCGCGATCCAGTTCGTGCCGCAGATCGCGCCGCGCGTGAAGTCGCTCGCGCTGTTCCAGCGCACGCCGCCGTGGATCATGCCGAAGCCCGACCGCAGCCTCACGCGGTTCGAACAATGGCTGTTCCGCACGCTGCCGTTCACGCAGAAGCTCGTGCGCAGCGGACTCTACTGGATGCTCGAATCGCGCGTGCTCGGCTTCGCGATCCATCCTGGGCTGATGAAGAACGTGCAGAAGCTCGCGCTGCGCCATATCCGCAAGCAGGTGCCGGACCCGGCGCTGCGCCGCGCGGTCACGCCCGACTACACGCTCGGCTGCAAGCGCGTGCTGATCTCGAACGACTATTACCCGGCGCTGTCGCGCAGCAATGTCAGCGTCGTGACGACCGGCATCGCGCGCATCGAAGCGGACGCGGTCGTGACGACCGACGGCACGCGTCATGAGGTGGACTGCCTGATCTACGGCACCGGCTTCCAGGTCGCCGATCCGTTCCCGCGCGGCGCGATCGTCGGCCGCGGCGGCCTCGACATCGTCGATGCATGGCGCGACGGCGCGCACGCGTATCTCGGCACGACGCTGCCCGGCTATCCGAACTTCTTCATGATCGTCGGCCCGAACACCGGGCTCGGTCACAACTCGATGGTGTTCATGATCGAGTCGCAGATCGAATACATCCTCGGCGCGCTGCAGGCCATGCACCGCGAGCGCGCCGATGCGATCGAGGTGCGCCCGACCGTCGAGGCGCAGTTCAACAGCGAGCTGCAGCGCAAGCTGAAGAAGGCGATCTGGTCGACGGGCGGCTGCAAGAGCTGGTACCTCGATCCGCGCACCGGCAAGAACACGACGCTGTGGCCGGGCTTCACCTGGCGCTTCCGCCAGGCGACCGCGCACTTCTCGATCGCCGATTACCACGCGTATCGCGCGCCGCACGATGCCGCGCACGCGGCCGCGGCGCCCGCCCCTCGCGCTTCCGCTTCGGCCGAAGCAGCCTGACCCGGACAAGGAGCAAGGACATGAAAGATTTTGCCAACAAGGTCGCGGCCATCACGGGCGCCGGCTCCGGAATGGGCCGCTCGCTCGCGGTGCAGCTTGCGCAGGCCGGCTGCCACGTCGCGCTCGCGGACAAGAACGGCGTCGGCCTCGCCGAAACCGAACGGATCGTCCGCGCGATCGCGCCGAACGTACGCGTGAGCTCGCGCGTGCTCGACGTCGCCGATCGCGACGCGATGTTCGCGTGGGCCGACGATACGGCGCGCGAGCACGGCAAGGTCAACCTGATCTTCAACAACGCGGGCGTCGCGCTGTCGAGCACGATCGAGGGGATGGACTACGCCGATCTCGAATGGATCGTGAACATCAACTTCTGGGGCATCGTGCACGGCACGAAGGCGTTCCTGCCGCATCTGAAGGCCGCCGGCGAGGGCCACGTGATCAACACGTCGAGCATCTTCGGCATCTTCGCGCAGCCCGGCATGAGCGCGTACAACGCGACCAAGTTCGCGGTGCGCGGCTTCACCGAATCGCTGCGGCAGGAACTCGACATGATGAAGTGCGGCGTGTCGGCGACTTGCGTGCATCCGGGCGGCATCCGCACCAACATCGCGCAGTCGAGCCGGATCGCGAAGAACATGGTCGGCTTCATGATCGAAAGCGAACAGCAGGGCAAGGACGACTTCGAGAAGTTCTTCATCACGAGCGCCGACGATGCCGCGCGCACGATCCTCGCCGGCGTGCGCAAGAACAAGCGCCGCGTGCTGATCGGCCGCGACGCGAAGGCCGCCGACTGGATGGCGCGGATCCTGCCGGCCGCCTATCAGGCGCTCGTCGTGCTCAAGTCGCGTCAGGAGGCCGCGAAGGCGCGCCGCCGCGCGGCACGCTTCGGCACGCCGGCAAGCGCCCCGCTCCACGCCACCTACAACAACGCAGGCAATCAAGGAGGAAAACAGTCATGAGCACTCCGCAGATGATGCCGGTGCGGCGCGACGTCCGCTTCGCGCTGCCGCCCGAGCGCGCGCGCGACTGGCACGTGCAGGGCGTGCCCGTCACGCATTTCATGAACGCGCTGTCGCTGCTGTTTCCGGCCGGCGAGCGATTCTTCATGGATTCGGTGCGCAACTATCGCGACCGCATCGACGATCCGGAGCTGAAGAAGCAAGTGCTGGGCTTCATCGGACAGGAAGCGATGCATACGCGCGAGCACATCGAGTACAACGATCTGCTGCAGGCATCCGGTCTGCCGGCGCACAAGCTCGACAAGCGCCTGTGGACGATCCTCGGCTGGTTCAAGAAGGTGCTGCCGCATTCGATGCAGCTCGCGATCACGATCGCGCTCGAGCACTACACGGCCATTCTCGCGAACCAGCTGCTGTCCGGCCACGAGCATCGGATCGACGGCTCCGTCGAAGGCTATCAGCAGATGTGGATGTGGCACGCGATGGAAGAGACCGAGCACAAGGCCGTCTCGTACGACGTGTGGAACGCGGTGATGAAGCCCGGCATCGGCCGCTATCTGCTGCGCACCGGCACGATGCTGATCACGACCGTGATTTTCTGGACCATCGTGTTCGACTTCCATGTACGGCTGATGCTCGCGCATCGTCGCCGTCACGGCAGGTTCGGCGGCATGTGGCGTCTCGTCAAGTATCTGTACGGGCCGAAGCACGGCGTGTTTCCGAGCATCGCGCGCGAATGGCTCGACTATTTCCGGCCGGGCTTCCATCCGTGGGATCACGACAACCATCAGTATCTGCAGGGACTCGACACGCTGCTCGCGAACATCGACGCGACCAACGCGCGCTATGCGGCACAGGCCGCGCCGCGCCGCGTGCCGCTGCATCCCGTCGCGCAGGCATGATGCGATGGCGCGCGATCGCGACATGCTGACCGTCCGCTCCGGCGACGTGAAACTCGCCGTCTACGTCAGCGGCCCGCGTCGCGCGCCGCCGCTGATTCTCGTGCACGGCTATCCCGATTCGGCCGCCGTGTGGGCGCCGATTCGCGCACGGCTTGCCGGGCGCTATCGCGTGATCGCCTACGACGTCCGCGGCGCGGGGGCGTCCGATGCGCCGCGACACCGCGCCGACTACGCGCTCGCGCGGCTCGCGGACGACTTGAAAGCGGTTGCCGATGCGACCTGCGGCGACCGTCCGTTTCATCTGGTCGGCCACGACTGGGGGTCGATCCAGTGCTGGGAGGCTGTGACCGACCCTGCGTTTCGCGGGCGGATCGCGTCGTATACGTCGATCTCGGGCCCGTGCCTCGATCACGTGTTCCGCGCGAGGATGCGGCTCAAGCAGAGCCTGAAATCGTGGTACATCGCGTTCTTTCATCTGCCGATCGTGCCGTCGCTGGTCTGGCGACTCGGCGGCGCCGCGCTGTGGCCGCGTTGGCTGCAGCTGACCGAACGCGTGCGCGTCGAACGCGATCCGTCGCAATTGAAGAATGCGCTGAACGGGTTGCAGTTGTACCGCGCGAACTTCATCGCGCGCGCTAGCAAGCCGCGCGAGCGGTATGCGCAGGCGCCGGTGCAGATTCTCGTGCCGGTGCGCGACCGCTACGTGACGCCCGAGATGACGGTCGATCTCGATCGCTGGCTTGGCGAGCATGTGCGCGAGGAAATCGACGGGGCCCACTGGATCGTGCTGCGCGATCCCGACCTGATCGCGTCGCGGATCGACCGCTTCGCGTCCGCGCAGGAAGGCAAGACCGCGCCGGCGCCCGCGGCCGCCGCTCAGCCGGGCGTCGGCAGACGGCTGAACAGCGTCTCGTAGTCGATCACGAGGCCGTCGTCGTCGACGTCCATCTCGGCCGTGAAGTTGCGGAAGATCCCTTCGTAGCGATAGCGCCGGCCCGGCTCGATGCAGGTGTACGCCTGCTCGACGCGCGTCGCGGTCAGGTCGGGCACCGACACGTAGACGACATCGATCGGCTGCCGCTCGCCGCGCGCGAGCGCGAGGCGGCCGATCGGCAACGCATTCGTAAACGGCGTCGCCGCGATATCGATGTCGATGCAGCCGTCCAGCGCGGGCAGCGCCTCGCCCGCTCCGTCGCGCCAGTGGCCGGCGCCGTCGCCGTGCAGCTCGAGCGTGCCGCCGCCCATCACCTTGAGCACCGCGTAGGTCACGCGCCATCGCGGATCGCAGACGAGCCGATACGCGAGCCCATAGGCCCGGCCGTACCGCTGGCCGACCACCGCGCTTTCGACCACGATGCCGTCGCCGCTCCGCTCGAACGTCAGATGTTCGATGCCGTCGCCTTCGAGCGACGCCCAGCGCACCGCTTTCGTCATTCCGCCTCCTCGCACGCCCCACGGTGGGGCATCGCGCACAAATTCCGACTATCCAGAATTCCCTATTCCGGTGCATGGGATTGTGTCCTATGCTCGCGGCTCGTCCTGCTCCGCCGCCATCATGTTCACCGCACACTCTGCCACGCTGTCGATCGATCTGCGCATCCTGCTGCGCAGCATCGGCCAGATCGTGCTGCAGGCGAACGCGCTCACGGGCGCGCTGCTGCTCGCGGCGCTGGCGCTGACCGACCCGCGGCTCGCGTGCGCGGCGCTGCTCGGTGCGGCCGCCGCCAACCTGACGGCGGTGCTGACGGGCGCGCGTCGCGACGATCTCGAACAGGGCTTGCACGGTTTCAACGGCGCGCTCGCCGCGCTGGTCGCCGCCGTGTTCGCGCCCGATCCGCTGCTCGGCGTCGCGCTGTCGCCGTTGCCCGCCATCGGCGCGGCACTCGTGCATCGCGCGATGCGCGGGCCGCTCGCGAAATGGCGGCAGTGTCCGTATTCGAGCCCGTGCCTCGCGGTGTCCGCGCTCTGGCTGCCGTTTTTTATTGCGACGCAGCATGCGGATGGCGCGATCGGCGGCGCGGCGCCGACCTGGTCGGCCATCGGCCCCGCGCTGCTCGCCGGCGTCGCGCAGACCACGTTCGCGCAGGGCGCGTGGGCCGGCGCGCTGATCGTCGCGGGCATCGCGGCCGAGTCGCGCCGCGCGGCTGCATTCGCACTGGCGGGCGCGGTCGTGTCGACCGTGCTGCTGACCGCGCTCGGCGCCGACGCGGCATCGCTGACGAACGGCCTGCTCGGCTTCAACGGCGCGCTCGCCGCCCTCGCGCTGTTGCCGCGCGGCACGCGCGCGGCGCTCGCGGCTGCCGCGCTGGCCGCGCTGATCCAGTGGCTTGCGATGCGCGCCGGCCTCGTCGCGCTCACCGCACCGTTCGCGCTCGCGTCGTGGATCACGGTGGCCGTCGCGCGGCGCTTTACCCTCGGAGAACCCGATGTCGTCATTCGCACACCGTCCTGATGCCGTCAAACCGGGCGGCCCGATCTCGGACGCCGAACGCCGGCTGCGCGTGGACCTCGCAGCCGCATACCGGCTCGTCGCGCTGAACGGCTGGGACGACCTGATCTACACGCATCTGTCCGCGACCGTGCCGGGCGAGCCCGGTCATTTCCTGATCAACCCGTTCGGTCTGGCGTTCGACGAAGTCTGCGCATCGAATCTCGTGAAGATCGACCTCGCCGGCAACCGGATCGGCGACGGCGAGCACGCGGTCAACGTGACGGGCTTCGCCCTGCATGCGGCCGTGCATGCGGCACGCCCCGACGCGGTCTGCGTGATGCATCTGCACAATACCGCCGGCATTGCGGTGTCGATCCAGCGCGACGGGCTGCTGCCCGCGTCGCAGCATGCACTGCGGTTCCACGGCGATCTCGCCTACCACGACTACGAAGCACTTGCGTTCTCTCCGGCCGAGGGCGCGCGGCTGACCGCGAGTCTCGGCGCGAAATCCGCGATGCTGCTGCGCAACCACGGCACACTGACGGTCGGCCGCACGGTCGCCGAGGCGTATGTCCTGATGGATACGCTGATCAAGGCCTGCGACATCCAGCTGCGCGCACAGGCAGGCGGCGGGCCGCTCGTGCTGCCGGAGCCGGCCGTCGCGGACCGCACCGCCGAGCAATTGCGCGACGGCGGCGCGATCGAAGGCGAACTGGAATGGCCGGCGTTACTGCGGAGGCTCGACCGGATCGATCGGTCGTATCGCGATTGAGCGCGGCGGCGACGGCATCCGCGGAATCGATTTTTTCAAACCCAACCGGAGGTTTTTCCATGCCGACTTTCAATATCCAGTTGTTCGAGGGCCGCACGGTCGAGCAGAAGCGCCAGTTCGTCGAAGCGATCACGCGCGTGACGTGCGAAACGCTCGGCTGCGAACCCGGCTCCGTCGATATCATCCTGACCGATGTGAAGAAGGAAAACTGGGCGACCGGCGGCAAGCTGTGGAGCGAGCCGCGCTGAGCAGCGTTCCGGAATCAGCGTGTGTTCGGTGTCTTGGGCACACGCTAGGCCGATACCCGTTTTCCTTCTCGGCAATGTCATCGGCAAGCCGAATTGGCTGAAGCCGGCCGGCTGCCTCTACCGGTAGCCGCCGATTCGGATTCCGGCACGGCGTCAACCGCTGCAATGCGTTGGCGGGATGCTAAACAGGACGCGTAAATGATCTCCGACAAGCAAGTCGCAAGCGCTCTGAACGACATGATCCTGCAAATGGGAGCCGACCTGGATCGATCCCTGCTGACGGTTCAGGCATCATGTCCGGAATCGGAGTTCGTCGCCTATCGCGAATTCGTCTCGCAAGTAATGAGCACGATGCTGACCGACTTCATGAACCCGCTCTACACGCGGCATCCCGACCTCAAGCCGCCCGAACTGACTTGACGGTCGCTGGCCGAGTGATGGTGGGCGAAGCCGAGACTCGCAAGAACCCGGCCCTGCCCCGCCGCCGCGACCGCCGCGACCGCCACGACCGCCACGACCGCCGCGTCCACCGCACACAGCGCACGCCGCACCCGTTGTGCACTCGCACATCGCGTTGTCACGCAATCGGCGCATAATGCCGGGCAGACGCAGCAGCAACCGATGGCTCCACCCGACGAGGAGATCGCCATGGAAGCGAAGAACGAGGAAGTCGTCGCCCACCTGCTCTCCGACGTCGTCGAATTCGCGCGCGCGCGGCTTCCGGAAACGACGTTCCGCATCGTCGAGCCATTCCTGCGTCACTACTACGATTTCGTCGACGCGGACGATCTGCAAAACCGCAGCATCGCCGATCTCTACGGCGCCGCGATGGCGCACTGGCAGACCGCGCAGAAATTCGTCCCGGGCAGCGAGCGGCTGCGCGTCTACAACCCGATCCTCGAACAGCACGGCTGGCATTCCGATCACACGGTGATCGAGATCGTCAACGACGACATGCCGTTCCTCGTCGACTCGGTGACGATGGCCGTCAACCGCCTCGGCCTCGCGCTGCATTCCGCGCTGCACCCGGTATTCCGCATCTGGCGCGGCGGCAACGGCACGATCGAGCGCGTCGACGCCGGCGGCGCAACGCCCGACGACGGCCGTTCGCAACTCGCCTCGTTCATCCACTTCGAAGTCGATCGCTGCGGCGACGCCGCGTTGCTCGACACATTGCGCGACGACATCGGGCGCGTGCTCGGCGACGTACGCGCATCGGTCGAGGACTGGCCGAAAATCGTCGAAATCGCGCGCGCGACGATCAAGGACATGAAGACGCGCGAAGCGACGGCCGAGGACATCGAAGCGCGCGCGTTCCTCGAATGGATGCTCGCCGATCACTTCACGTTCCTCGGGCAGCGCGACTACGCGCTCGTGTCCGAGGGCCCCGGCTTCGCGCTGCGCGGCATCGAAGGCTCGGGCTTCGGCATCCTGCGGGAATCGCTGCGCTCGCCGGGCGCGCCCGACGTGACGCCGCTGCCGCCGGCCGCCGCGGCCATCATCTCCGGCGCATCGCCGATCTTTCTGACGAAGGCGAATTCGCGCGCCACCGTGCATCGCCCCGGCTATCTCGACTACGTCGGCGTGAAGCTCGTGGGCGCCGACGG
The sequence above is a segment of the Burkholderia multivorans ATCC BAA-247 genome. Coding sequences within it:
- a CDS encoding sulfonate ABC transporter substrate-binding protein, producing the protein MIRFPRWIARTVATALVALSAASVCAPASAGQVVRIGYQKAGLLAIIHAQHSLEARLKPLGYDVQWFEFPAGPQLLEALNANGIDFGYTGAPPPVFAQAAGVRFVYVGAEPPAPHNEAVFVKADSPIRSVAELRGKRVALQKGSSANYLLLEALNKVGVRYDEIRPVYLPPADARAAFESGHVDAWAVWDPYYAAAQNALKIRTLSDYTGLTPTNNFYEATRDFAQQHPDVVAAILAQARETGAWVNSHPAETAALIAPTVGMPAPLVETWIKRVPFGAVPVDEKIVAVQQRVADAFLAAKLIPQKLNVADNAWIDRRVAAALAAK
- a CDS encoding lysoplasmalogenase — its product is MLATLPATYRRLCPLAVAAALLYGVSLAAAPYRGQFAAKAAMGIVLLAAGSTLRAPRERAWLVAALAAAVLGDVLLALPDSPFTFMGGLGAFLLTHLCYCAIFLRWRARPHGGRVAALVVLWIAAPAFYAAFFPHLGQLAVPVAVYMLVLVAMASFALAADTHAPLVAIGSLIFVGSDTLIGVERFLGSFPGIGPAIWVLYALAQVVIVTGVFHETTARTVRP
- a CDS encoding flavin-containing monooxygenase; amino-acid sequence: MNARTLPFGPPGHDGPDETIDIAIIGTGFAGLGMAIRLRQTGVTDFVVLEKAASVGGTWRDNHYPGCACDVQSHVYSFSFAPNPRWTRMFAPQPEIRAYLEDCVQRFGIGPHLRMNHELQRAEYDERAQRWRLTFSNGKRLSARVLVSGMGGLSRPALPAIPGVEDFRGRAFHSQQWDHAYPLEGKRVAVIGTGASAIQFVPQIAPRVKSLALFQRTPPWIMPKPDRSLTRFEQWLFRTLPFTQKLVRSGLYWMLESRVLGFAIHPGLMKNVQKLALRHIRKQVPDPALRRAVTPDYTLGCKRVLISNDYYPALSRSNVSVVTTGIARIEADAVVTTDGTRHEVDCLIYGTGFQVADPFPRGAIVGRGGLDIVDAWRDGAHAYLGTTLPGYPNFFMIVGPNTGLGHNSMVFMIESQIEYILGALQAMHRERADAIEVRPTVEAQFNSELQRKLKKAIWSTGGCKSWYLDPRTGKNTTLWPGFTWRFRQATAHFSIADYHAYRAPHDAAHAAAAPAPRASASAEAA
- a CDS encoding SDR family NAD(P)-dependent oxidoreductase; its protein translation is MKDFANKVAAITGAGSGMGRSLAVQLAQAGCHVALADKNGVGLAETERIVRAIAPNVRVSSRVLDVADRDAMFAWADDTAREHGKVNLIFNNAGVALSSTIEGMDYADLEWIVNINFWGIVHGTKAFLPHLKAAGEGHVINTSSIFGIFAQPGMSAYNATKFAVRGFTESLRQELDMMKCGVSATCVHPGGIRTNIAQSSRIAKNMVGFMIESEQQGKDDFEKFFITSADDAARTILAGVRKNKRRVLIGRDAKAADWMARILPAAYQALVVLKSRQEAAKARRRAARFGTPASAPLHATYNNAGNQGGKQS
- a CDS encoding metal-dependent hydrolase, which produces MSTPQMMPVRRDVRFALPPERARDWHVQGVPVTHFMNALSLLFPAGERFFMDSVRNYRDRIDDPELKKQVLGFIGQEAMHTREHIEYNDLLQASGLPAHKLDKRLWTILGWFKKVLPHSMQLAITIALEHYTAILANQLLSGHEHRIDGSVEGYQQMWMWHAMEETEHKAVSYDVWNAVMKPGIGRYLLRTGTMLITTVIFWTIVFDFHVRLMLAHRRRHGRFGGMWRLVKYLYGPKHGVFPSIAREWLDYFRPGFHPWDHDNHQYLQGLDTLLANIDATNARYAAQAAPRRVPLHPVAQA
- a CDS encoding alpha/beta fold hydrolase — encoded protein: MARDRDMLTVRSGDVKLAVYVSGPRRAPPLILVHGYPDSAAVWAPIRARLAGRYRVIAYDVRGAGASDAPRHRADYALARLADDLKAVADATCGDRPFHLVGHDWGSIQCWEAVTDPAFRGRIASYTSISGPCLDHVFRARMRLKQSLKSWYIAFFHLPIVPSLVWRLGGAALWPRWLQLTERVRVERDPSQLKNALNGLQLYRANFIARASKPRERYAQAPVQILVPVRDRYVTPEMTVDLDRWLGEHVREEIDGAHWIVLRDPDLIASRIDRFASAQEGKTAPAPAAAAQPGVGRRLNSVS
- a CDS encoding putative glycolipid-binding domain-containing protein, which encodes MTKAVRWASLEGDGIEHLTFERSGDGIVVESAVVGQRYGRAYGLAYRLVCDPRWRVTYAVLKVMGGGTLELHGDGAGHWRDGAGEALPALDGCIDIDIAATPFTNALPIGRLALARGERQPIDVVYVSVPDLTATRVEQAYTCIEPGRRYRYEGIFRNFTAEMDVDDDGLVIDYETLFSRLPTPG
- a CDS encoding urea transporter, which gives rise to MFTAHSATLSIDLRILLRSIGQIVLQANALTGALLLAALALTDPRLACAALLGAAAANLTAVLTGARRDDLEQGLHGFNGALAALVAAVFAPDPLLGVALSPLPAIGAALVHRAMRGPLAKWRQCPYSSPCLAVSALWLPFFIATQHADGAIGGAAPTWSAIGPALLAGVAQTTFAQGAWAGALIVAGIAAESRRAAAFALAGAVVSTVLLTALGADAASLTNGLLGFNGALAALALLPRGTRAALAAAALAALIQWLAMRAGLVALTAPFALASWITVAVARRFTLGEPDVVIRTPS
- a CDS encoding class II aldolase/adducin family protein, which encodes MSSFAHRPDAVKPGGPISDAERRLRVDLAAAYRLVALNGWDDLIYTHLSATVPGEPGHFLINPFGLAFDEVCASNLVKIDLAGNRIGDGEHAVNVTGFALHAAVHAARPDAVCVMHLHNTAGIAVSIQRDGLLPASQHALRFHGDLAYHDYEALAFSPAEGARLTASLGAKSAMLLRNHGTLTVGRTVAEAYVLMDTLIKACDIQLRAQAGGGPLVLPEPAVADRTAEQLRDGGAIEGELEWPALLRRLDRIDRSYRD
- a CDS encoding 4-oxalocrotonate tautomerase, whose amino-acid sequence is MPTFNIQLFEGRTVEQKRQFVEAITRVTCETLGCEPGSVDIILTDVKKENWATGGKLWSEPR